In Bythopirellula goksoeyrii, a single window of DNA contains:
- a CDS encoding ubiquitin family protein, with amino-acid sequence MATVHFTSHLQAFVNSEPVVVAAKDVAMALENAFEGREQLRSYVMDEHGRLRRHIMLFVDGKMVEDRVNLTDPVTEASEVYVMQALSGG; translated from the coding sequence ATGGCCACTGTCCATTTTACCAGTCACTTGCAGGCGTTCGTCAACAGCGAACCGGTCGTTGTCGCGGCAAAGGATGTAGCCATGGCACTCGAAAATGCCTTTGAGGGTAGAGAACAGCTGCGAAGCTATGTGATGGACGAGCATGGACGCCTGCGGAGGCATATCATGCTTTTCGTCGATGGTAAGATGGTCGAAGATCGCGTGAATTTGACTGATCCTGTAACGGAAGCATCTGAAGTGTATGTAATGCAGGCGCTTTCCGGGGGATGA
- a CDS encoding WD40/YVTN/BNR-like repeat-containing protein, translating to MTGTIHVSTRKGLFTLGRSSTGQWETVNVSFLGSPLSMSLADPRDGNWYAALNLGHFGAHLHRSSDRGVTWTEVAAPVFPEGATLPERMASESETPKMKPAALSEIWALEAANTGDGTLWCGTIPGGLFRSDDAGDSWQLVEGLWNREERMSWFGGGKDDPGIHSIEVDPNDPQHVLVAISCGGVWRTRDGGSTWECCSNGLRAEYMPPDQAYDPNAQDPHRMVACPSDFDHLWIQHHNGIFHSTDNSQNWEEITDVEPAVFGFAVAVHPHEPGTAWFVPGVKDEMRVPKDANFVVTKTTDGGKNFRQISEGLPTEDAYDIVLRHALDIDQTGNLLAMGSTTGNVWVSEDSGESWQAVSTHLPPVYAVRFVE from the coding sequence ATGACTGGCACGATTCACGTTTCTACCCGGAAGGGGTTGTTTACGCTTGGGCGTTCGTCGACAGGGCAGTGGGAAACTGTCAATGTGTCGTTTCTTGGTTCTCCGCTGAGCATGTCACTGGCTGATCCTCGGGATGGGAATTGGTATGCCGCGCTGAACCTGGGACACTTTGGTGCGCATCTGCATCGCAGCAGTGATCGAGGTGTTACGTGGACTGAGGTGGCTGCGCCGGTGTTTCCTGAGGGTGCGACGCTACCCGAGCGGATGGCAAGCGAGTCCGAGACGCCGAAAATGAAGCCGGCAGCGCTCTCAGAAATCTGGGCTTTGGAAGCTGCCAACACGGGGGACGGAACCTTATGGTGTGGCACGATTCCGGGGGGATTGTTTCGCAGCGACGACGCCGGTGATAGTTGGCAGTTGGTCGAGGGGCTGTGGAATCGCGAAGAGCGGATGAGTTGGTTCGGTGGCGGCAAAGACGATCCGGGGATTCATTCGATTGAGGTCGATCCGAACGATCCGCAGCATGTGCTGGTGGCGATTTCCTGCGGCGGTGTTTGGAGAACGCGAGATGGTGGCTCGACTTGGGAATGCTGCAGCAATGGACTTCGTGCCGAGTACATGCCCCCCGATCAGGCGTACGACCCGAACGCGCAAGACCCCCATCGTATGGTCGCCTGTCCAAGCGATTTCGATCATCTGTGGATCCAGCACCACAACGGCATCTTTCACTCAACTGACAACAGCCAGAATTGGGAAGAAATTACCGATGTAGAACCCGCCGTTTTCGGCTTTGCGGTTGCTGTGCATCCTCATGAGCCAGGTACGGCGTGGTTCGTGCCCGGTGTGAAGGACGAAATGCGCGTACCGAAAGATGCAAATTTCGTTGTTACCAAAACCACCGATGGAGGGAAGAACTTCCGCCAGATTTCAGAGGGACTTCCTACCGAGGACGCTTACGATATTGTCCTACGTCATGCACTTGATATCGATCAAACGGGCAACCTGCTCGCCATGGGGAGTACGACGGGCAACGTTTGGGTATCGGAAGACAGCGGCGAGTCGTGGCAGGCCGTTTCTACCCACTTGCCGCCAGTGTACGCCGTTCGGTTTGTTGAGTGA